AAGGCCGTCAGATAGCCCATGAGGTCATGGAGGACGTGCGGCCGGTTCGTGGGGAGGCCGTTGTCCACCTTCCACATCCAATGGTTGGCGGTGGCCGAGATCACCCAGCGCAGCCGACGCTCGTCCAGGGCCTTCGTCTGGGTGGCGAAGTTCCTCATGGAACGGGCCAGGTTCTGCAGGTCCCTGAGGTCGGATGGAATGCCCTGGGGGAAGTACGCCAGGACCGCCTTCGCGTCCTCCTCGAGACGCCTCCCGAGTTCCCGGTCGAAGGCTCCATGGTGCCTGCTCACCTCCCTGAAGTACGCGAGCATCTCCTCGATCCGCTCGTCGGCGGGAGCCCGGTCTGGCGACCAGTGCGCGGCCAGTTCATCCACGAGCTCTGCGGCGGTAGCGGCTTCACTCCGCAGCAGCCTGGGCGTGAACCGTTCGTGCCCGCCGACGCCCTCGGAGTCCTCGTCGTCCTCGGGCTCCCCCGGACCCTCGTCGGACTCCTCGATTTCGTCGAACCTGGCCCTCGGGCGCGCGAGAGGCGTCGTCCTCGGGGCCGGGATGTCCGCGGGGTCCGAGGTCAGGATCTCGGCGAGGTCCCAGATCGGTTCGTCAGGGCGGGGCGGCAAGTCGTGGAGCTGGAGCGCTCCCAGGTCCTGCAGTCTCTGGGCACAGATCTCGCGGTTGCGGGAGATTTCCGCTCCACGGGAGCTGTCGGCATCGGGGTCACCGAGCAGGACCAGATGTCCGACCTGGAGGGCGAGCACGGCTTGCTTCGCCCCGCCCTGGTTCTCCAGTTCGACGCCCATCCCCTTTAGCCCCGCACCGAGGTAGTAGCGGACGTCGTCGACGGGCCGCCCCTTGCGGTGCAAGTTGTAGGCGACGGCGAGGTGCCGGGCCGCCCGGAGTGCCCCGGTGGTGCACGACTCAATGCCGGGGTACGTCGCCCCGTCCGGGAAAGGAAACATGGACCGCGCCCATTCGACGTGCTGGGAAACGTCCAACTCGTCTTACCTCCACGCTGGTTGGTGCCCTGATGTCAGGATCCAGACACGCTAGAGGAGGCTTTAGGCGGCGGGGGCGGAATCTCGCCACAGGTCGGCACCGGCCGATCACGGTCTCCTACCTGGAGACCCCCTAGCGCGGGCGGGTGGCGGGATTCGGCCGGATGGCTCGTAGGGCCTCGCCCGGAGCGGGGCGGGGCGGGCAGAATCGCCCCATCGGACGGTGTCGAGGGGGCGGCGATGGCGGTAGGGACAGGACCGGAGACGGACGGGGCGGGGGCGGGGATTCCCGACCTCGAGGGGGTGCCGCTGCTCGGGTCGCTCTTCGACCTGAAGTCGGACTCCCTCGGCACCTATCTGCGCGCCCGGCAGCGGCACGGGGACGTCGTACGGATCAGCGCCGGCCCGCCCGGGCTGCGCGCGGAGCTGTACTGCGTCTTCTCGGCGGAGGGCGCCCAGCGGGTGCTGGCCACGGAGGCGGCCAACTTCCGCAAGGACAACCTCTTCTACCAGGAGCTCCGGGACTCCTTCGGCAACGGCCTGCTGACCAGCCAGGACGAGGACTACCTGCGCCAGCGCCGGCTGGTGCAGCCGCTGTTCACCCGCCGACGCGTCGACGGCTACGCCGGGGCCGTCGCCGCCGAGACCGAGGCCACCCTCAGCGCCTGGTCGAAGGCCCGGGACGGGATCGTCGACGTCTCCGCCGAGATGATGCACCTGGCCCTGCGCGCGGTGTCGCGGATCCTCTTCGGCGCCGACGTGGACACCACCGTCGACGTCGTCCACCGATGCTTTCCGGTCATCACGGAGTACGTACTGCGCCGCGGCTACTCCCCCGCCAGCTTCCCGCGCACCTGGCCGACCCCGGGCAACCGGCGGGCCGCCGCCGCGATGGACGAGCTGTACGCCGTCTGCGACCGGATCATCTCCGAGCGGCGCGGGGCGGCCCCGGGCCGGGAGGAGGGCGAGGACCTGCTGACGCTGCTGGCCGGCGCGCAGAGCGCCGACGACGGCACCTTCGACGCCGCCGAACTCCGCGACCAGGTGCTCGTCTTCCTGCTGGCCGGGCACGAGACGACCGCCACCTCGCTGGCCTTCGCCCTGCACCTGCTCGGCCGCCACCCCGAGGAGCAGGCCCGGGCCCGCGAGGAGATCGCGCGGGTGCTGGGCGACCGTACGCCGGAGGCCTCCGACCTCGAGCGCCTCCCGTACCTCACCCAGGTGCTCAAGGAGGCGATGCGGCTCTACCCCGCCGCCCCGGTGATCGGCCGCAAGGCCGTCGCCGCCACCGAGGTCGGGGGGCACACCATCCCGGCGGGCGCCGATGTGATCCTGGCCCCCTGGGTGACGCACCGCCACCCCCGTTACTGGAGCGA
The Streptomyces sp. NBC_00091 genome window above contains:
- a CDS encoding cytochrome P450, translated to MAVGTGPETDGAGAGIPDLEGVPLLGSLFDLKSDSLGTYLRARQRHGDVVRISAGPPGLRAELYCVFSAEGAQRVLATEAANFRKDNLFYQELRDSFGNGLLTSQDEDYLRQRRLVQPLFTRRRVDGYAGAVAAETEATLSAWSKARDGIVDVSAEMMHLALRAVSRILFGADVDTTVDVVHRCFPVITEYVLRRGYSPASFPRTWPTPGNRRAAAAMDELYAVCDRIISERRGAAPGREEGEDLLTLLAGAQSADDGTFDAAELRDQVLVFLLAGHETTATSLAFALHLLGRHPEEQARAREEIARVLGDRTPEASDLERLPYLTQVLKEAMRLYPAAPVIGRKAVAATEVGGHTIPAGADVILAPWVTHRHPRYWSDPDRFDPDRFAPEAEAGRHRYAWFPFGGGPRACIGQHFSMLESVIALAMVLRAYEFEAVDREIPVSAGITLRAEGPARCRIRRVDV